One Camelina sativa cultivar DH55 chromosome 3, Cs, whole genome shotgun sequence genomic window carries:
- the LOC104776162 gene encoding dehydrin ERD10-like — protein MAEEYKNNVATEEPSTTTTPEIKERGMFDFLKKKEEVKPQETNTLASDFEHKTQISEPEPFVAKHQKEEEKEHKPTLLEQLHQKHEEEEENKPNLFEKLHRSNSSSSSSSDEEGEDGEKRKKKKDKKKILEGDAKTEEENQGVMDKIKDKFPHGVKTEGHDVPVVTNMPAPHPVEHQKPEEEEKKGLMDKIKEKLPGHSKKPEESQVVNTTPLVETATPIAEHPEEKKGFMEKIKEKLPGYHAKTEEEKKEKESA, from the exons ATGGCGGAAGAGTACAAGAACAACGTCGCGACAGAAGAGCCATCAACGACGACGACGCCAGAGATTAAGGAACGGGGAATGTTCGATTTCTTGAAGAAAAAGGAGGAAGTGAAACCTCAAGAGACGAATACTCTCGCGTCTGACTTCGAGCACAAGACTCAGATCTCTGAACCAGAGCCGTTCGTGGCGAAACaccaaaaagaggaagagaaggagcaTAAGCCTACCCTCCTCGAGCAGCTTCACCAGAAAcacgaggaggaagaagagaacaagCCAAACCTTTTCGAAAAACTCCACCGATCCAacagctcttcttcttct TCGAGcgatgaagaaggtgaagacggtgagaagaggaagaagaagaaggacaagaAAAAGATCCTCGAAGGAGATgcgaaaacagaggaagagaaccAAGGAGTGATGGATAAGATCAAGGATAAGTTTCCACACGGCGTGAAAACAGAGGGTCATGATGTACCAGTCGTCACCAACATGCCAGCACCACATCCAGTAGAGCATcaaaaaccagaagaagaagagaagaaagggcTAATGGATAAGATCAAGGAGAAGCTTCCTGGCCACAGCAAGAAACCAGAGGAATCACAGGTCGTCAACACCACACCGTTGGTTGAAACAGCAACACCGATTGCTGAGCATCCGGAGGAGAAGAAGGGATTTATGGAAAAGATCAAGGAGAAGCTTCCAGGTTACCACGCCaagacagaggaagagaagaaagaaaaggagtCTGCTTAA